The proteins below come from a single Zhouia spongiae genomic window:
- a CDS encoding non-ribosomal peptide synthetase/type I polyketide synthase, with translation MKFSDIELVKYLSDLQIQKIEVYTSDGKLHIFDEEKLITDEILLNLKENKAQIIRILQQNVVGSSKINIAHRGGYIPLSYAQERLWFMDQYNHNSSYNMPGAIRFLGELNKEVLEKVLFTIVNRHEILRTNFVTINDEPKQVIHEVPTCHVEIINLSHLSKEESNKQILDLLKEESQKTFDLANDSLIRFKIYSVDKDESVLFINKHHIISDAWSASILINEITQLYEAFISGRPSPLKELPIQYGDYSIWQREYLEGELLQKQSKYWKGKLEGVSILELPTDKPRPKEQTFNGDRLPIHLNKDVTDKLNRLSRENDATLFMTLLSIFKILLHKYTGESDICVGSPIANRTREEVEGLIGLFVNTLALRSDVNTELSFNEFLGRVKQTTLEAYENQDLPFEKVVDMLEPERNLSYSPLFQVMMVLQNNPEGELKFSGLNVESVGIESTISKFEITLDFTETEKGLYGGIEYNTDLFDSDTIERMANHFKVLVEQLIENSQRQIKDIELLTSSERQQLLFDWNDTQVDYPKEKCIHQLFEEQSEKTPDNVAVVFEGDSLTYRELNERSNQLAYYLQSKGVKAESLVGICVERSLEMIVGLLGILKAGGAYVPIDPTYPEERISYMFKDTNCAIVLTQEQIELPKTNSEIIYLDSEWEKIAKAPRTNIETGVKGDNLAYVIYTSGSTGNPKGVMVEHRNTFSLLKWAQKLYSKQELAGTLASTSIAFDLSIFELYLPLSIGCSIILEKNILSVTESINKQKITFINTVPSGIKYLLDQKEIPSTVKTINLAGEYLSKKIVNELYEQGGNIKVYDLYGPSEDTTYTTYSLRTLDGCETIGQPIENTKVYILDKTQKPVPIGVVGELCISGNGLARGYLNQPDLTRKKFIKDPFSKDPNSRLYKTGDLARYLPDGNIEFIGRLDDQVKIRGFRIELGEIESVLNQQDQVSSGVVLAKEDATGNKQLVGYVVPSQDVDASQGLKIEKLREALSKTLPDYMVPSLFVSLEAMPLTSNGKIDKRALPDPRVKAEEDYIAPSNDLEDRIVELWSDVLGVNKSVISINKSFFELGGNSLLSVKLQQKLNQLDEFENIQVSDLFKHHTIKRLVESVNPERLTEYKLQRNIQTDSHEVAIIGMSGAFSGVDNVTEFWDLIKNQDEGVRSYSREECEKLGSDLLLFEDPDYIPVSGHVKDIDQFDPLFWDISPNEAKLIDPQIRKFIEHCWFVLESSGYIDLRKEANIGVFAGSGNSSYLYNNILNGEMASHINLWEASNANSKDALATKTSYMLGLSGPSNSINTACSTGLVSVVEACNYLRLGTCEMALAGGVSLAHPNQIGYTYQEGMISSKDGHCRTFDETASGTIGGSGVGVVLLKRLEDAIKDEDNIIGVIKGYASNNDGDRKTDYTAPSITGQAECIINAQRMAGVSSDQIGYVECHGTATNLGDPIEVQALKEAFEFNSLKERGSKPGHKTVLGAVKANIGHADAAAGTAGLIKACLMLQNDIIPGQPNFNVPNPKLNLDQTNFEIVKQNRSWGSSLYDQRIIGVSSFGIGGTNAHVVIGDYLPGIKSESESKTTNLPSKKGDNEFVNYVVPISAKSKESLEFYKQELIKLLGEAHEDLRIEDLAFTLQEKREHYNYRSAYCGKDIKELLNNLQQYGSTKRINTEQKNKIVFMFPGQGSQYPCMGKELYDNDPYFKASIDKLIALANEHLEVDLYDVMYPELGNEQYDINETRWAQISIFIIEYAFAEYIEKLGIRADGYIGHSLGEYVAATLSGVFSLEDAIKVVIARGELMQSMELGSMLAVNTQEESIRTIVETHECEIAAINSIEDIVVTGSDTNINTLKLFLDEHSISSVVLNTSHAYHSRMMEEASIKFERVFDTIELNTPTKYFATNLNGEIAKEEVSKVSYWSDQLRNAVQFSKGIHSLSEYFNNKVNFIEVGLGKGLSSFVDKYKRNNSKKTIHTVHLLPSKKENTQTIKKLNNKEDILAKFWTLGIVEKPNDLKLFKHANKLTSLPTYQFNNKTCWLEMGSPQVVKKYNSIEEIYYKRSWERVDIPSTIGGVEDLRHKNILILVNEKDRNKSNVLDLINNLKKYCDHIDYVVDQQSNKIISDLRFDMGDASHIDKVLNEKTRNKPLDLVIYISSTVDIDNPCLDILAIRNTFDWALKTHNRIPKFISVTYDNYEVIGNEVLEEKPSIVSGVTKSIPFEYFSMDTTAYHVDLSSIGLVYNEALISTILGNKEKEIIAVRGKYKWIPKYQQVAFSKENFLDKKSSRSNNPVFMITEGLGGVGYAYANYLTQKEEKCTIILLGRTKKSNLKEEYKTRLNNLIETGHKIIYESIDIGLIDAVGSIEKILENNGINTIEMVLHSAGVAAKSAINDKTNKDIVQVVRPKVLGVEHLLNLAESIKINYLVSCSSLSSVMPSLGQMEYTAANMYLDELSYRSHTNINCILAVNLNQISDTGMAVDFIKENSSSTEKSSNSIKSHQFPAVLDVLLQAKTIHNILLSRQDLNELLSENTNLLTEINRKAENVSNVKIKEEEYSETEYRVAQIWHQVLGVEEIGLHDNFFELGGHSLHVMQVISIIRLQFNIELEIKTLFKVNTLKSLAQIINSAKVSKEIIQIEKNEEENFIQNVVGDLQDEMLNEIDI, from the coding sequence ATGAAATTTAGTGATATTGAATTAGTTAAATACTTGTCGGATCTTCAAATTCAAAAAATAGAGGTTTATACCTCAGATGGTAAGCTACATATTTTTGATGAGGAAAAACTAATTACAGATGAAATTTTGCTTAATTTAAAAGAGAATAAAGCTCAAATAATAAGAATTCTCCAACAAAATGTTGTAGGGAGTAGTAAAATTAATATTGCTCATAGAGGTGGTTATATTCCATTATCTTATGCACAGGAACGTTTGTGGTTTATGGATCAATATAATCACAATTCCAGTTATAATATGCCTGGTGCAATAAGGTTTCTGGGAGAACTTAATAAAGAAGTATTAGAAAAAGTTTTATTTACTATAGTAAACAGGCATGAGATACTTCGCACGAACTTTGTTACTATAAACGACGAACCAAAGCAAGTTATTCACGAAGTCCCTACTTGCCATGTTGAAATAATAAATCTAAGTCATTTATCAAAAGAGGAATCAAATAAACAAATATTAGATTTATTAAAAGAAGAGTCTCAAAAGACGTTTGATTTAGCAAATGATAGTTTAATCCGTTTTAAAATTTATTCTGTAGACAAGGACGAGTCTGTTTTATTTATCAATAAACATCATATAATATCAGATGCTTGGTCCGCCTCTATACTGATAAATGAGATTACACAGCTTTATGAAGCTTTTATTAGTGGTCGTCCATCACCATTAAAAGAGTTACCTATTCAATATGGTGATTATTCCATATGGCAAAGAGAGTATTTAGAAGGAGAACTGTTACAAAAGCAGTCTAAATACTGGAAAGGCAAATTGGAAGGTGTTTCAATACTAGAGCTACCTACGGATAAACCCCGTCCCAAGGAACAAACCTTTAATGGTGATAGGTTACCTATCCATTTAAATAAAGATGTCACAGATAAATTAAATCGGTTAAGTCGGGAGAATGACGCAACCTTGTTTATGACATTATTGTCTATATTTAAAATATTACTTCATAAATACACTGGTGAATCTGATATTTGCGTGGGCAGCCCCATAGCTAACAGAACCAGAGAAGAGGTAGAGGGGTTAATAGGTTTATTTGTTAACACCTTGGCCTTAAGGAGTGATGTAAATACAGAATTGTCTTTTAATGAATTCTTAGGCAGGGTAAAACAAACAACTTTAGAAGCCTATGAAAATCAGGATCTACCATTTGAGAAAGTAGTTGATATGTTAGAGCCTGAGCGCAACCTTTCATATTCTCCATTATTTCAGGTAATGATGGTTTTACAAAACAATCCTGAGGGAGAACTTAAATTTTCAGGATTGAACGTCGAGTCTGTAGGAATTGAATCTACAATATCCAAGTTTGAGATCACCTTAGATTTTACCGAAACGGAAAAAGGTCTTTATGGCGGTATTGAATATAACACAGATTTGTTTGATTCAGATACAATAGAAAGGATGGCCAATCATTTTAAGGTATTGGTGGAACAGTTAATAGAAAATTCACAGAGACAGATAAAAGATATAGAGTTGTTGACTTCTTCAGAAAGGCAACAGTTACTTTTTGATTGGAATGACACCCAAGTAGATTATCCTAAGGAAAAATGTATTCATCAATTATTTGAGGAGCAGTCAGAAAAGACTCCAGATAATGTGGCCGTGGTATTTGAAGGTGATTCTTTGACTTACCGAGAGTTAAATGAAAGGTCAAATCAGCTAGCGTATTATTTACAGAGTAAAGGCGTAAAGGCGGAAAGTTTAGTAGGTATTTGTGTAGAGCGTTCATTGGAAATGATAGTAGGATTGTTAGGAATACTAAAGGCAGGAGGCGCTTATGTACCTATTGACCCGACCTATCCAGAGGAGAGAATCTCTTACATGTTTAAAGACACGAATTGTGCTATAGTTTTAACACAAGAACAAATAGAGTTGCCAAAAACAAATTCAGAGATTATTTATCTTGATTCTGAATGGGAAAAGATAGCCAAAGCTCCTAGAACAAATATTGAAACAGGAGTTAAGGGAGATAACCTGGCATATGTTATATATACCTCGGGTTCAACAGGCAATCCCAAAGGAGTTATGGTAGAGCATAGGAATACATTTTCATTACTAAAATGGGCTCAGAAATTGTACTCCAAACAGGAATTGGCAGGCACATTAGCCTCGACTTCTATAGCTTTTGATTTATCAATTTTTGAACTTTATTTACCATTAAGTATAGGTTGTAGCATAATTCTTGAGAAGAATATATTATCCGTAACAGAATCAATTAATAAACAAAAAATAACTTTTATAAATACTGTTCCTTCAGGAATTAAATATCTTCTTGATCAAAAAGAGATACCTTCGACAGTAAAAACAATAAATTTAGCAGGTGAATATTTGAGTAAGAAGATAGTTAATGAGTTATACGAGCAGGGAGGAAATATTAAAGTTTATGATTTATATGGGCCATCAGAAGATACAACCTATACAACATATTCATTAAGAACACTTGATGGATGTGAAACTATAGGCCAGCCAATAGAGAACACAAAGGTCTACATTCTTGATAAAACCCAAAAGCCTGTTCCGATCGGAGTTGTTGGAGAGTTATGTATTTCGGGAAATGGATTAGCTCGAGGCTATTTGAATCAGCCTGATTTGACGCGTAAAAAATTCATAAAGGATCCATTTAGTAAAGATCCAAATTCAAGACTTTATAAGACGGGAGATTTGGCTAGATATTTACCAGATGGGAATATTGAGTTTATCGGTAGACTAGATGACCAAGTAAAAATCAGAGGTTTTAGGATAGAGTTGGGAGAGATTGAATCAGTGTTAAACCAACAAGATCAAGTAAGTTCGGGTGTGGTATTGGCCAAGGAAGATGCCACAGGAAATAAGCAATTGGTGGGGTATGTGGTTCCTTCCCAAGATGTGGATGCTAGTCAAGGTTTGAAGATCGAGAAACTAAGAGAAGCACTATCAAAGACTTTACCTGATTATATGGTTCCTTCGTTGTTTGTAAGCTTAGAGGCCATGCCTTTAACCTCAAATGGTAAGATTGATAAGAGAGCTTTACCGGATCCTAGAGTTAAAGCTGAAGAAGATTATATAGCACCATCAAATGATCTTGAGGATCGTATTGTAGAGCTATGGTCAGATGTATTAGGGGTAAATAAAAGTGTAATTAGTATAAATAAGAGTTTTTTTGAATTAGGAGGGAACTCATTATTAAGTGTTAAGCTTCAACAAAAGCTAAATCAATTAGATGAATTTGAGAATATTCAAGTTTCTGATTTATTTAAACACCATACTATTAAAAGGCTAGTTGAGAGTGTCAATCCGGAAAGATTAACAGAATATAAGCTTCAAAGGAATATTCAAACAGATAGTCATGAGGTAGCTATAATAGGGATGTCAGGAGCTTTCAGTGGAGTGGATAATGTTACTGAGTTTTGGGATTTGATTAAAAATCAGGATGAAGGCGTTCGTTCTTATAGTCGGGAAGAATGTGAGAAGTTAGGATCGGATCTTTTATTGTTTGAAGACCCTGACTATATACCAGTGTCAGGACATGTTAAAGATATAGATCAATTTGATCCCTTGTTTTGGGATATTTCACCTAATGAGGCAAAATTGATAGATCCTCAAATACGTAAATTTATAGAGCATTGTTGGTTTGTGTTGGAGTCATCGGGATATATTGACTTACGAAAAGAAGCTAATATAGGTGTATTTGCAGGAAGTGGTAATAGTAGCTATTTGTATAATAATATATTGAATGGGGAAATGGCCTCTCACATTAATTTATGGGAAGCTTCAAATGCCAACAGCAAGGATGCCTTGGCTACTAAAACATCATATATGTTGGGTTTATCCGGTCCATCAAATTCAATAAACACTGCATGTTCTACTGGATTGGTATCGGTAGTAGAAGCGTGTAATTATTTACGGTTAGGGACATGTGAGATGGCTTTAGCAGGAGGGGTTTCGTTGGCTCACCCCAATCAAATCGGATATACCTATCAAGAGGGAATGATTTCGTCAAAGGATGGTCATTGTAGGACATTTGACGAAACAGCATCAGGTACTATTGGAGGTTCAGGAGTAGGAGTCGTGTTGCTAAAGCGTTTAGAAGATGCAATTAAAGATGAAGATAACATAATAGGTGTTATTAAGGGTTATGCAAGTAATAATGATGGTGATCGCAAAACGGACTATACGGCTCCATCGATAACGGGTCAAGCAGAATGTATTATAAATGCTCAAAGAATGGCAGGAGTATCTTCGGATCAAATTGGATATGTAGAGTGTCATGGGACAGCCACTAATTTGGGAGATCCAATAGAGGTGCAAGCGTTAAAGGAGGCATTTGAATTTAATAGTTTAAAAGAGAGAGGTAGTAAGCCAGGGCATAAAACAGTATTAGGTGCGGTTAAGGCAAATATAGGTCATGCTGATGCAGCAGCAGGAACAGCAGGACTTATAAAGGCTTGTTTGATGTTACAGAATGATATTATCCCTGGTCAGCCGAATTTTAATGTACCCAATCCTAAATTAAACCTAGATCAAACAAATTTCGAGATAGTAAAACAGAATAGGTCTTGGGGATCAAGTCTTTATGATCAACGAATTATCGGTGTAAGTTCGTTTGGTATAGGTGGGACCAATGCCCATGTTGTTATAGGGGATTATCTTCCAGGTATCAAAAGTGAATCGGAAAGTAAAACAACTAATCTACCTTCAAAGAAGGGGGATAATGAATTTGTAAATTATGTTGTTCCAATTTCAGCCAAAAGCAAGGAGTCTCTAGAGTTTTATAAACAAGAATTGATAAAGTTATTAGGAGAGGCACATGAAGATTTAAGAATTGAAGATTTAGCATTTACTTTACAAGAAAAGCGAGAGCATTATAATTATAGAAGTGCTTATTGTGGAAAAGATATCAAAGAGTTACTTAACAATTTACAGCAATACGGCTCAACTAAACGGATAAATACAGAGCAAAAAAATAAAATAGTATTTATGTTTCCTGGACAAGGATCACAATATCCTTGTATGGGAAAGGAACTGTATGATAACGATCCATATTTTAAAGCGAGCATAGATAAGTTAATAGCTCTAGCAAATGAACATTTAGAGGTAGACCTTTATGATGTCATGTATCCTGAATTGGGGAATGAACAATATGATATAAATGAAACTAGATGGGCACAGATATCAATATTTATTATAGAGTATGCATTTGCTGAGTATATTGAAAAACTAGGTATTCGGGCAGATGGTTATATAGGACATAGTCTGGGTGAGTATGTTGCAGCGACCTTATCAGGTGTATTTAGCTTAGAAGACGCAATAAAGGTTGTAATAGCTAGAGGCGAGTTAATGCAGTCTATGGAATTAGGAAGCATGTTGGCTGTAAATACTCAGGAAGAATCTATTCGTACCATTGTAGAGACTCATGAGTGTGAAATTGCAGCGATTAATTCAATAGAAGATATAGTAGTCACGGGTAGTGACACTAATATTAACACGCTTAAATTATTTTTAGATGAACACTCTATTTCATCGGTTGTGTTAAACACCTCTCATGCCTATCATTCAAGAATGATGGAGGAAGCATCAATTAAATTTGAAAGGGTATTTGATACTATTGAATTAAATACACCCACAAAGTATTTTGCTACTAACCTAAATGGAGAGATAGCCAAAGAAGAAGTTAGTAAAGTAAGTTATTGGAGTGATCAACTTCGAAATGCTGTTCAATTTTCGAAAGGTATTCATAGTCTATCGGAGTATTTTAATAATAAAGTTAATTTCATAGAGGTTGGTTTAGGGAAAGGGCTTAGTTCTTTTGTAGACAAATACAAAAGGAATAATTCAAAGAAAACAATTCATACGGTACATTTACTACCGTCAAAAAAGGAAAATACTCAAACCATTAAAAAGCTTAATAACAAGGAGGATATATTAGCAAAGTTTTGGACCTTAGGGATTGTAGAGAAACCCAACGATTTAAAACTATTTAAACATGCAAACAAGCTTACAAGTTTGCCTACTTATCAGTTTAATAATAAGACATGCTGGTTGGAAATGGGGAGTCCTCAGGTTGTTAAGAAGTACAATTCGATTGAAGAAATATATTATAAACGCTCATGGGAAAGAGTTGATATACCATCAACAATTGGAGGAGTAGAAGATTTAAGGCATAAGAATATATTAATACTGGTAAACGAAAAGGATAGAAACAAGAGTAATGTTTTAGATTTAATTAATAATTTAAAAAAATATTGTGATCACATAGACTATGTGGTTGATCAGCAAAGCAATAAAATAATATCAGACCTTAGGTTTGATATGGGTGATGCATCTCATATAGATAAAGTATTGAATGAAAAAACACGTAATAAGCCATTAGATCTTGTTATCTACATTTCATCAACCGTAGATATTGATAACCCTTGTTTAGATATATTAGCCATTAGAAATACATTTGATTGGGCATTAAAAACTCATAATAGGATTCCTAAATTTATTTCAGTTACATATGACAACTATGAAGTAATAGGTAATGAAGTTTTAGAGGAAAAGCCTTCAATTGTCTCAGGAGTAACAAAATCTATACCGTTTGAGTATTTTTCAATGGATACCACAGCATATCATGTTGATTTATCATCAATAGGTTTGGTCTATAATGAAGCTTTAATCTCAACCATATTGGGAAATAAAGAAAAAGAGATCATAGCTGTAAGAGGTAAATATAAGTGGATTCCAAAGTACCAGCAAGTAGCTTTTTCCAAAGAGAATTTTTTAGATAAAAAAAGTAGCCGATCCAATAATCCAGTATTTATGATCACTGAGGGCCTTGGCGGAGTAGGCTATGCTTATGCAAATTACTTAACACAAAAAGAGGAAAAATGTACGATTATTCTTTTAGGTCGAACAAAGAAATCAAACTTAAAAGAGGAGTATAAAACTCGATTGAATAATCTGATAGAGACTGGGCATAAAATTATATATGAATCAATAGACATTGGTTTGATAGATGCCGTAGGTAGTATAGAAAAAATATTGGAGAACAATGGTATAAATACTATTGAGATGGTTCTTCACTCAGCGGGAGTTGCTGCTAAAAGTGCAATAAATGATAAAACAAATAAAGATATAGTTCAAGTGGTTCGGCCAAAAGTACTTGGGGTAGAGCATTTACTTAACCTGGCTGAATCAATTAAAATAAATTATTTGGTTAGCTGTTCATCTTTGTCAAGTGTCATGCCTTCATTAGGTCAGATGGAATACACAGCAGCAAACATGTATTTAGATGAACTAAGTTATAGGAGTCATACCAATATAAACTGTATACTAGCAGTTAACTTGAATCAGATATCAGATACAGGAATGGCAGTGGATTTTATTAAGGAGAATAGTTCTTCGACAGAGAAATCTTCTAACTCAATAAAGAGCCACCAATTTCCAGCTGTTTTAGATGTCTTGTTACAAGCCAAAACCATACATAACATTCTACTTTCCAGACAAGATTTAAATGAACTACTTTCTGAAAACACGAACCTTTTAACAGAAATCAACAGGAAAGCAGAGAATGTAAGTAATGTAAAAATAAAAGAAGAGGAGTATTCTGAAACGGAATATAGAGTAGCTCAAATATGGCATCAAGTATTAGGAGTTGAAGAAATAGGGTTACATGATAACTTTTTTGAATTGGGAGGTCATTCATTACATGTAATGCAAGTAATCTCAATTATCAGGCTTCAATTTAATATTGAATTAGAAATAAAAACTTTGTTTAAGGTAAATACTTTAAAGAGTCTTGCTCAAATTATAAATTCCGCCAAAGTAAGTAAGGAAATTATACAAATTGAAAAAAATGAAGAAGAGAATTTTATACAAAATGTTGTTGGGGATTTGCAAGATGAAATGTTAAATGAAATTGATATTTAA